TACAGCAGCTACGACAACCTGGAGCTGGTCGAAAGCCTTGGAGCCAAGCCATTCATCCCCTTCAAGTCGAACGCGAAGGCCGTGGCGAAGTCGCACCGTCGCCCCGCGTCCAAGACGTGGACCCGGCTCTATCACTACTTCCAACTGAATCGCGAAGAGTTCTTACCGCACTATCACCGCCGCTCGAATGTCGAGAGCACATTCAGTATGATCAAGCGCGTGATCGGCGACACGCTGCGCAGCAAGGACCCGGTGGGCCAAATCAACGAGACGTTGCTGATGGTTGTGTGCCACAATATCCGGTGCCTGATCCATGAAATGATCAAACTCGGCATCACGCCGATGTTGGAAGGGACGGCCTGTGCGCCAGTTCTTGAGGCTGTGCGCCAATTACCCGCCCGGTAGCGATTGGCGCACAAAGCCCCACTTCCGGCAACGGGGGAAGGCTAGGGAGGAGGCGCGAACAGACGCGGCACTCGCACGCTGGCCCGAATCGTCGCGGCCCTAACACGGCCTCCCTAACCCTCCTCCGTTCGCGGAGATGCTCACTGGAGGAGGGAACCGGA
This portion of the Candidatus Binatia bacterium genome encodes:
- a CDS encoding transposase, giving the protein YSSYDNLELVESLGAKPFIPFKSNAKAVAKSHRRPASKTWTRLYHYFQLNREEFLPHYHRRSNVESTFSMIKRVIGDTLRSKDPVGQINETLLMVVCHNIRCLIHEMIKLGITPMLEGTACAPVLEAVRQLPAR